The Candidatus Bathyarchaeota archaeon genome includes the window CTTCTGTTTCTTGACTGTGTGTTTAGCCTCAGCTAAGATTTTGTTACCTATTCTCTTTGCAGCTTCGATGACTTCAGCTGTAATTTCCGCTGATGCTACGGTTGGGGTGGGTAGTGCACCTGTTTCTGGTGTAACAAATGGTACAGCCCTAGAATATACGTGAAGCAATATAATTTCTGAACCAAAATTCTTGGCTACATTAATGCCATATTCTAACACCTTTGATGAGGGTGCCGAACCATCCAGAGGAACTAAAATCTTCTGGAACATTCGTTAGTTCACCAATAGTAGTAAAGACGAATTGTACTTAATTAGTTTGAGCTGGTGTTTCACGGTTTTAGATGCCGTTGTGCTTAAGTATTTGAGTTTAAAACAGCATTATAAGATGTGGAGTAAAGCTTGGAGGTGCACTGAGCTCGCTAAGGTTTCGGTTAACTACTTGCTTCACATAGGCAACATTATAAGCTTAATTCTCTCTTGCCAACGTTGTCATTTAACGCTGTTGATTAGGAGGCGTTTAGATTCGGAAAAATCGTTATAACGGCTGGTCTGCCCTACGCAAATGGCGAAATCCATTTGGGAGGGATCACGTCAACCTATCTGCCTGCGGATATACTTACAAGGTTTTTTAAGCTGAGAGGAAATGATGTGGCTTTTGTCTGCGCCACCGATGACTTCGGCACTCCTATATTAATTGAAGCTGAAAAAGAAGGAAAAAGCCCAGAAGAATTCGTGGCCTACTGGTACAAAGCGGACAGAAAAGATTTCGAGGATTTAGGGATTTCATTCGACATTTTCCATCAAACCAGCTCCAAAGAAAACATACAATTTACACAATATTTCTTCAAGAAACTGTATGAAAAAGGGTTCATTTTCAAACGGCTTATCTCGCAGCCATACTGTGAAAAGTGTAAAAAAGTGTTACCAGACCGGTACGTTAAGGGCACTTGTCCCTACTGCAACGCCACTGATCAATATTCTGATGGATGCGAAGAATGTGGAAAGGTGTTTCAACCAGAAGAGATCAAGGACCCACACTGTGCGCTCTGCGGATCAAAACCAGTTAGCAAACAGAGTGCGCACTATTTCTTCAAGCTCTCACACTTTTCAGATGCGTTGAAGAAATGGTTGGTGGAAAATCGAAGTCTTCAGTCAGAAGTGAAGAACTACGTGTTAAACTGGATTAGTACAGGGTTAGAAGATTGGGATATTACAAGAGACATAACGTGGGGTGTTCCAATTCCCCTAAATGAGGCGAAGGGAAAAGTGCTTTACAACTGGTTTGACAATCACCTTTGCTATATTTCTACAGCGTTAAAATATTTCGCGGATAGAGGAATCGATGAAAAAGCATTTTGGAACTCTTCAAAGATCTATCATTTTATTGGAAAAGACATAGTGTATCATCATTACTTGTTCTTGCCCGCTATGCGCCTTGGTGTAGAAGAATTCAAACTTCCAGATTTTATTCCTACAAGAGGTCATTTGCTACTTCATGGAGTGAAATTCTCTAAAAGCAGAGGGTGGTACGTTAGTTTAAGAGAGTTTCTGAATCTGTTTCCAGCAGACTATCTGAGATATTACTTGACAACAATTACCTCATATAGTCAATCAGATGTAAATTTTGATTGGGAGGATTTCCAGTCAAGAATAAACAATGAATTAATCGCGAATATCGGAAATTTCATCCACCGAACATTGACTTTTATCTGGTCAAATTACAATGGAAAGATACCTAAAGCGAAAAGTAATGATAAACTAGATGTCCAATTTAAAGAGAAAATTCAAACAATAGCAAACGATGTTGGAGAAGAATTAGAAAAAATCGAGTTGAACAGAGGGCTAAAAAAAATCTCAGAATTCTCTAGTTTCTGCAACCAGTATTTCCAGCGGAAGGAACCTTGGACTAAAAAGGAAGACACAGCGACCTGTTTGTATCTCTGCGTAAACGCCGTCAGAAGTCTATCTATTCTACTTGAACCTTATCTACCGTTCTCAGCTGAAACTCTCTGGCAACAATTGAATCTAGAGGGCTCCATTCGCAAGCAAAGTTGGGATTCAGCATCGGAATTAGCTATAGAAAGCGGGCATAAAATCAACAAACCGAAAATACTATTCAGAAAAGTAGAAGCCGAAGAAATTAAGAGAGAAAAGGAAAAGCTACTAAAACTACGTGTTGATTAGACTTGACTCGTTGTGGTGTTGTAGTGATGAAAAAATAATTACGAGTTTCACAAGTGAGAGATTTGCGCCTTAAAATCGATCTTCACGTCCATACACGATATTCCTACGATTCCACAATTACCCTCGACGAGATAGTTGCTTACTCTCAGAAAAGAGGTTTGGACGGAGTTGCCATCACTGATCATGACGTTGTTGAAGGGGCGCTTAAACTTGTCCAAAAAGTTAAGGAACTTGTTGTTATCCCAGGAGTCGAAGTCACCACCTCCCGAGGTCACGTCCTAGCCCTCAACATAACTAGGCCCATTCCTACAGAATTAAGCCCTCTTGAAACGATTCAAATGATCCATGAAGCTGGAGGAATAGCTGTAGCTGCTCACCCAACTGTTTTTTACAAGGGATTAAGGGGACAAATAAACTCAAACTTTGACGCTGTAGAAGTGGTCAATGCCTCAGCATTCCCTTTCTTCCTCTCAACTTATCTAAGCCGAAAACTTGCTCTTAGACTTGATCTTCCACAGACTGCTGGAAGCGATGCTCATTATGCTTCTGAAATTGGGTTTGCTTACACAGTTGTTGACACAGACCCTGAGGTTGATGAAATTGTGCATGCAATAAGGAACGGTGCAACTGTTCCATGTGGAAAACCGATACCGTGGAAACTGAGACTTGAGAGGATGCTTCAACCTTAGAAAGAAATTATGAACTTTTGCTAATCAAAATGCATTAGAAAAATTGTAACGCCGATAGAAGAATGCGCCTACGAGTTTGAAAAACGAGTCCCCAAAGCCAAACTACGATTTTTGATACTCTATCTTGCTAAAGCTTTAATTTAGAGCCCCCTACATTTATTAGGAGGCTAAACACTTTGAAGGAAACCCTTACCGGAAGAACGGAGGATTACCTGAGAGGGATATGTGAGATCATAGAGCGGAAGGGATACGCGCGTATAAAGGACATCGTAAGAGAGTTGAACGTTAGACCATCTACCGTCGTAGAGATGATGAAAAAACTGGACCACATAGGACTTGTCGTATATGAAAAATATGGTGGAATCACACTTACCCCTCAGGGAGAGGAAATCGCAAGGGCCATCAGTGAAAGACATGAGACATTCAAAAAGTTCCTAGAAATTATTCTAGTACCAAAGGATGTTGCATTGAAGGATGCCCACATGCTTGAGCACCAACTGGATCCAAAGACTATACTACAGTTCACAAGATTCGTGGAGTTCATCACCAGCGCCCCCGAACATCCAAAGTTCGTCAAAAGATGGGTGGAACAGTTCAAAAGATATTGTGAGACGAAAAACCGCCAACACGTAAACACGTAACCGTTAGAGTAGAAATCGATTTCCTAAACATGTTCGATTTTCCATAACATGCCTAACTTTTTTAGGGTATTCTACAAATATGCCTAACAACACTCTAACATTTAGTAGCCCCAAAATCGCAGATTGCGGCTTTATCATGGAATAGAGGTTAAGCAATCTGGAGCCCGGGAAAAGACAGTTATCATTAGGACCACTGGAAGCGGGGCTGTTCGAAGAAGAATATTGGATATGCGATTGCATACACATGCGTACATGAGACGGTAAGAAAAGAAAGCGGAGGATAGAGAGAATGGAGTTACGTTTGACTGATCTGAGGGATGGAGAGAGTGGCATTATAACTTCTATAAAGATGGGTCACGGAAGAGGGCATAGAGAACACCGAGGAGCAGGAAGACGCTGGGGATTTAGAAAAAGGCTTGAAGATATGGGTCTAACCCCAGGCACCAGAGTAACGGTGGTGAAGTCAGCACCCTTTCGAGGTCCTTTAGAAGTCTATGTAAGAGGTTCTAGACTGGCTATAGGTAGAAGAATGGCCGAGAGAATTTTCGTGAAGGTGAAGAAGTGATCAAAAGCAAGTTCATTGTGGTTTTAGCAGGAAATGCGAACGTCGGAAAATCTGTAATATTCAACCATTTGACAGGTTTACACCAACACATCGGAAATTGGCCCGGGAAAACTGTTGGAAAGGCTGAAGGAACGCTTCATTTTAGAGGCTATACCATAGACATCATCGATTTACCTGGAATCTATTCTCTGTCCACCTTTTCTATAGAGGAGCTCATTTCAAGGGAATATATCGCAGTCGAGACGCCGGACTTGGTGATAAATGTTGTGGATGCCTCGGTTCTTGAAAGAAACCTGTTCTTCACACTTCAGTTAATGGAACTGGAAGCGCCAATGGTTATCGCTTTGAATCAAGTGGATATGGCGGAGAAGAAGGGTATAGAGATCAACTATAAGAAACTGGAAAAAACCTTAGGTGTGCCGGTGATTCCCACAGTGGCGATTAGGGGAACCGGCGTATACGAGTTATTGCAGAGATGTGTTGAGACCATTGAAAAAGGGGGGGAAAAACCTTCCCGAATGAAGTATGGAGAAGAAATTGAAAAGAGAATTAAAGGTCTCAGTGAGACAGTTAAAAAAGTTCATTATCCATACCCAGCTAGATGGACCGCGATAAAGCTCTTGGAAAAGGATGAACAAGTGGAGAGAGAGATTCGAGAAGTAAAACCCGAAATCGTATCTGCCGCTGAAAAGTTTGCAGAAGAGATTGAAGAAATCCATGGTCATTCCTGCTCGACTGTAATAACATCTGAACGATATGAGATCGCAGGCTATATTGCTAGAGAAGTTCAGCATGTAGTGCCGCCGATAAAGCCGCTGATGAGAGAGAGGCTTCATGCCTTAACAACCCATAGAATCTTGGGATATCTGATTATGGCTGTCCTACTACTCTCAATCTTCTATTCAATCTTCACCTTTGGAGACTACACCTCTGGCTTGTTGAGCGACCTCTTCTATTGTTTGGAACCGATTTTTGAAAGCATATTCGGAGCCGGGATTGCAGGAGAACTGATTTGGGGCGGAATTATGGGGGGTATTATAGCGGGCGTTGCGATAGCGCTGCCGTACATCATTCCATTTTACCTTGTACTATACTTTCTTGAGGATTCCGGTTATCTTAGTAGAATCGCTTTTTTGTTAGATAATGTAATGCATAGGATAGGTTTACATGGGAAGGCCTTTATCCCAGTCATGCTCAGCTTTGGTTGCAACGTTCCAGGATGTTTGGGGTGCAGAATCATGGAGACGGAAAGAGAGAGACTTCTCACCGCCTTCGTTGTTACATTGGTACCTTGCGCCGCAACAACAGTTATCATTCTCGGTCTGGTTGGGACATTTGTGGGTGTTCAATGGGCTCTAGCGTTATACATCATCGACTTGGTGATTATCTTCCTTCTAGGAAGACTGGCATTCAAGGCTTTGCCCGGTGAACCAACCGCATTAATAATGGAGATGTCTGACTATAGGGTGCCTCATCTGCAGACAGTGTTGAGGCAAACCTTGTTTAGATTGATGGAATTCATAAAGATGGCCTTTCCGCTTATAATTGTAGGTAGTCTTCTAATCAAGCTCGCAGAAGTTATGGGCTTGTTGAACCCTATCGCAAGCGTCCTCAGTCCCGTAACTGTCACTTGGCTGGGGTTACCTGCCATCACGGGGATAGCATTAATTTTTGGAGTGCTAAGGAAAGAACTGACGTTAATAATGCTCGCAACTCTTTTCGGGACAACGAATTTTGCACAGGTCCCGAATTTTGGACCAGTGCAGATGATTGTGTTCACCCTGGTAACGATGCTCTATATACCCTGTATAGCTACTATTGCTGCCCTAGTTAGGGAGTTTGGATGGAAGAGAGCACTATTCATTACGGTGTTTGAGATCGTGTTTGCAATACTCATTGGCGGTATAGCTTTTAGGTTGTTGATGTTGGTCTAGTGAAGAAAGCTAAAACTTTGATCTATCTCTGTTGTTCTAAACGTTTATTTTTTCTTACTAGTTTGTGGGTGCATGCATGCATAACCTAAAAAACACACGGCTTGCCGAAAGAAAAAAGCGTCGGCACCGAAACAGCGTTCCGTGGAGGATTGTTCCCAAATTATTTTAGTTGAGAGACGTAACCCCATATAGCAAAGATGAGACATATGCTTGTTAGACTCAGCGATGTTCAAGCAGGCTCAGTGCACACTATTGTTGAGATAAAGGGTGGCCTTCGACACCGTTGCTTTCACTGGAAATTAAGGAGAGGAGAACGTGAGTGATGTTGTTTCATTAGCGTTATTACTATCTTTTTTGGCGGGAATCTCAACGACGATAGGAGCTGTGGTAGCATTCTTCATAAAAAAACCTACCCACGGAATTTTGGGCTTGACTCTCGGATTTTCGGCGGGTGTAATGATCAATGTATCATTCGTTGAACTTCTGACAAAATCGATGGATGAAATAGGATTTCTCCATGCAAATCTTGCATTCTTTGTAGGAATAGTAATAATCTTTGCAATCGACATTTTGATCCCTCACGAATACATCGCTGAAAAAGTTGAAAACAAAGATCCAAAACTTATGAGGACTGGAATTTTAACTGCGTTAGGAATTGCAATACACAATTTTCCTGAGGGTTTTGCTACATTCGCAGTTTCTTTATATTCAATAGATGTTGGTATCCTGTTGGCGATAGCTATAGCCATTCATAACATACCAGAAGGGATATCTGTGTATATACCCATTTTTTATGCCACTGGAAATAAGAGAAAGGCTTTTCTATACTCTTTTGCTTCGGGGATATTTGAGCCGATCGGCGCAGTAATAGGAGCAGCTTTCCTCTTACCCTTCATGACAGATTATCTAATTTATTGTGTTCTCGCCTTCATTGCAGGCATCATGGTTTACATAAGCTTTGACGAATTATTGCCAGCTGCTCACAGATATGGTAAAGAGCACACAGTAGCCATAGGAGTTATTTCTGGAATGGCTGTAATGACACTCAGTTTAATCATGCTCAGGTAAGCTTTGTGCTTTGCATGCATGAGTTTTTCGATATGTTCCGCCCGCTTTACTTACAGGCTTGGAAACTTCCCTAACCGCTTCACGGAGAGCCTTTAGCCTCTTTGATGAGTTCAACTTCGGAACCCGCATAATCCATTCATTTAAATTTTTGGAAATCATTGATTATCTAGGTGGTTCCGATGGGAAGAGGGTCTGGTTTCGGAAAAGTCATTTTGTTTGGCGAACATTTCGTTGTTCACGGTGTGTCAGGAATTGTTTCTGCAATTGATTTAACAGCTGACGCAGAAGTGAAAAAAATTGGGGACGGAATCACTATAAAGGATGAAAGAAGAGGTGCAAAAGGTTACACTGAAAAGAAGGGAACCCAACAAAAAGAGTCAATTCAGAGAATGCTTAAAACCATGGGAATCGATTTGGAAAAGGCGTTTTTAGAGATTTGGCTAGGAGGAAATCTCCCGGGCTTCAGCGGAGTTGGTGCTTCTGCAGCAAGCAGCGTTGCAATCGCTAGAGCTATAGCAGAGGAGTTAGAAATGAATTTGTCAGATGAAAGAATTAATGAAATTGCTTATGAAGCTGAGAAAGCTTACGCCGGAACACCCTCAGGCATCGACAACTCCGCGGCAACCTACGGAGGGCTAATCTGGTTCAGGAGGAATTTAAGCGGAGGCCCAAACACAATTGAAAGATTGAGTATAAGGCAGCCCGTTGAAATTGTCATAGGCAACACGCAAGTTGTCGCTGACACGAAGGAAATGGTTGCAGGCGTTGCGGAAAGAAAGAAAGAAAATCCAGAAAAATACGATTCATTGTTCAATCAAGCAGAATGGTTAGCGCTCGAGGCGAGAAAGGCCTTAGAAGATTTTGATTTAAGACAAGTCGGAAGGTTAATGAGCGAAAATCATGGCTTACTGCAAGAAATTGAGGTTTCTTGTAAAGAATTGGATTATCTGATCAATTTAGCTCGAGAGCAGGGCGCGTTTGGGGCAAAACTAACGGGCGGTGGCGGTGGAGGCTGCATGGTAGCGTTAACGCCAGGAAAAGAATTGCAAGAAGCGGTTGCCGCAGCAATGGAAAAAGAGGGTTTCAAAGTACTGAGAGCAAAGATCGGGATTCAAAAAATATAAAGAGAATAGCCTTATCAGAAACAAGAAATTACCTCTATAGAAGGGATAAGATTGGGTTTTAGAAGTTTTCTGGAACAACTTGACAAGAATGGAGAATTGATAAGAATAGAAAAAGAAGTGTCAACCGAGTATGAGATGGCGGGGATTATAGATGCTCTCGGCGAGAAACCCGTATTCTTTGAGAAAGTGAAAGAATCAAGCATCCCCGTTGTAGGCGGCCTCGTCTCTTCTAAAGAACTGGTTGCCAGAGCGTTGAACATCAAGAAAGAACAATTGTTGCACGAGTTATCCAATGCTATAGAAAAACCTGTACGCCCCGATGTTGTGGAGAAGGGAGAATGCCAAGAAATAGTTGAGAAAGATGTTGATTTAACAAAGCTTCCCATAATGAGGTACACAGAAAAAGACGGTGGAAAATACATCGCATCGGCTATCTGCATAATAAAAGATTCTGAGTTAGGTAGAAACACGTGTTTCCACAGGTTGATGCTACTAGGTAAAAACAGGTTCGTAGCTAGAATCGTTGAAGAGAGGGGAACCGACACTGCCCTTAGAAAGTCTGGCGGTGAACTTGACATTGCAATTTGCATAGGCAACTCAACCGCTGTTCTTCTCGCTGCTTCCACATCTCTACCAAAGGGCGTTGACGAAATGGGAATGGCGAACGCGCTGGAAAAAACAGAGTTGGTGAAGTGTAAAACCATTGATGTTGAGGTCCCGAAGGACTGCGAAATTGTATTAGAAGGAAGGATAACAAAAGAAAGAGCATCAGAGGGGCCATTCTTAGATCTGACAGGAATTATCGATAGAGTAAGACAGCAACCAGTGATAGAAATCAACTGCATAACTCACAGAGAGAAACCAATTTACCAAACCATACTTCCCGGAAGAAATGAGCACAAGTTCTTGATGGGCATGCCCAGAGAACCCACAATCTTCAATGAAGTGAATAAGGCTTGTGAATGTAAGGATGTTTACATAACTCCTGGTGGTTGTAGCTGGCTCCACGCGGTGGTGCAAATAAAGAAACGGAATCCAGATGATGGAAAGAAAGCGATTGAAGCAGCTTTTAAAGGTCACAGGTCATTGAAACATTGTATTGTTGTGGATGGCGATATAAACATCTATGATCCAAACGACGTTGAATGGGCCATTGCAACGAGATTTCAGGCAGATAAAGACGCTGTTATCCTACCAAAACAAAGAGGGTCTTCTCTTGATCCATCTGGAGATTTGACTGGAGGAAAAAAAGCGACGACATGTAAGATGGGGTTGGACGCGACGATCCCGTTCAAAGAAACAGGAAAAGGGTTTAAAAAAGAGGAATACAGAAGAGTTGATCTAAGCAAATTCTTGTGATTTTTATGTACCTCACAAAAGAAGAAGAGAGAATGCTGGATGGAGAAGAAGGTTACGCAGTAAAAAAATCCATGGAGATACTCGTTGCCTTAGGAGACATTTACGGCGCTGAAAAGCTCATAATCGTGGGTTCTGTTCAAGTGGCAGGCGTGTCATATCACAACCTAGGAGATGCTGGTCTAGAATTTCTAAATGAACTAGCAAGGGATGGAAAAGTCAAGGTGCTCACAACCTTGAATCCTGCAGGAATGGATTTGAAGGATTGGAAAAAACTCGGAATCTCCGAAGAGTTCGCAGAAAAACAAAACCTGGTCATAGACGCCTTCAGAAAAATGGGCGTAATAATCTCCTGCACGTGTACGCCGTACCTGATAGGAAGCTTACCAACATATGGAGAACACATTGCTTGGTCCGAGTCCTCTGCAGTTACTTTCGCTAACTCGGTCATCGGAGCAAAGACCAACAGAGAAGGTGGCCCATCCGCCCTCGCAGCAGCTTTTGTGGGCAAAACACCGTGCTACGGGTTACACTTGGAAGAGAACAGAGTGCCCGACGTTCATGTAGACGTGAGGGTTAACCTAAAAAAATTGTCAGATTGGGGAGCCCTTGGTTATTGTATTGGTGAAAAAGTTGGAAACAAGATACCATACATAACGGGTGTAAAAGACGCGGATTTGGATGAGTTGAAATCGTTCTGTGCTTCAGTGGTGACTTACGGTTCAAAACCGTTGTTTTATATGCAGGGAATAACCCCGGGATCTGAAAAACATCAACTGCCAAAAGAGAGAATCATTATCGAAGATAGGGACATAAAAAAGGCATATGAAAACATTAACGATGATATTGACACTATAGACTTCGTTTGTATAGGTTGCCCCCACTGCTCGATTAAAGAAATTGCTGAAGTAGCAAAATTGTTAAAAAACAAAAGAGTATCCTCGAACACTGAATTCTGGGTCGCAACATCAAGGCTAATGAAACAACTCGCTGACAAAAGAGGCTACACGGAAACAATTGAGAACGCTGGGGGAAAATTCGCTTGCGACACTTGCATGGCAGTGGCACCATTGAAAGGAAGGTTCAAATCAGTTGCAACAACCTCTGCAAAAGGATGTTACTATTCAAGACACAACGACATGAAGACAAAACTGGGAAGCCTAGAAGAGTGTATAGAGGCTGCAGTGAGAGGAAAATGGAGCTGAAAGGAAGAATCATCTCAAAGGGAGTTGCGGAAGGAGAAGCCTTAACCACCTCGCAACCAATCTCCTTTTATGGTGGAGTGAACCCTGACACCGGCGTGATCATAGAAAAGGGGCACGAACTGGAGGGAAAGAAGGTGAAGGACAAGATACTGGTTTTTCCGAACGGTAAAGGGTCAACCGTTGGATCCTACACTCTTTACAGGATGAAGAAGAATGATACGGCTCCTGCTGGGATCATAAACAAAGAATGTGAAACCGTGGTTGCTGTAGGAGCAATAATCTCGGAAATACCTTGCATTGACAAGATTGATATTTCGAAAATAAAGACAGGAGACATTGTTCGATTAGAAAATGATGCGGTTAGAATAGAGAAGGGAAGGATGCCTCGATAACCTGTTCCAGCTACTTTGTGAATGACATCGAAGCATAACCTACCACGGAAGAAAAGTCACTGATCATATCACCACTCGTTTTGTAACACAACAACTGTGCCCTTTTTGCACCCAACAACTTCGCCGCAGTAATCACAGCAACCGTTGGACCGTAACCACACGTAGATATGTTCTGGCTCTCCACGGTGGAATAATACAGTTCCTCGCCCATTTTCGCGACAGCGTCGATGGCCATCTTGTCTTTTCGTTGAGCCTGTTCATGCGGCTCGTAATGAGTCATGTCTGTAGAGGCAATTATCAAACTGTTCTTTCCTGACAAAGCCTTCGCAACAGCCCGTCCCACTTCTCGGCTGGACTCCAAATCTTGCATAAGAAAGCAGATGGGCACAAACTTGAAGGCTGAGCCGTACAAATATTGAAGAAAAGGAAGCTGAACTTCGATTGAATGCTCAAAAGTGTGAGCTGAATCATCAACGTCAACGATGCGAGATTCATCTACGATCTGCTTGGCGGTCAAGGTGTCAATCTCTACGTCTCCCAGAGGAGTCCGCCAAACTCCCTCACTCATGAGGGCCAAAGCGCTTCCACGCCCAGTGTGGTTGGGACCAAAAATAACGACAACATCAGGTTTTCCGTCCACTGCAAGATTGTAATACGCATGTGCGGCTACTGATCCAGAATACATGTATCCTGCATGAGGGCAGATTAGTCCAACAACGTTTCGGAGACCGTCCTCCACTACCCTGGGGAGTTTGCCCGGTCCAAATCTATGTGTAAAACATCCTTCAATCTGCGCTTTCAGTGATTGTGCAGTGCCTGCGTAAAACGCTCCAGCTTGAGAAGGATGCCTAATCTTCAACCTTCTCCTCTCGCTATTCCTCTCTCGTCATTTTCACTTCAAAGTCGTCGATTGATGGTTCTATGTTTCCATCAGGAGGTATCTCGCCCTTCTCCCGTAGGATTTGTCTGGTAAGAAGCCAGTAAACTATTGCTAAGGCTCTTCTACCTTTGTTGTTGGTCGGTATGCTTAGGTCTATGTCGCGTAAATCGTTGTCAGTGCTACAAAGCGCTATTACGGGGATTCCTAGGCTTGAGGCTTCTTTCACGGCTTGAGCGTCAGCTTTGGAATCAGATACAATTATCACGCCGGGTTCGATATGATCTGAATAGAGTGGATTTGAAAGCGTTCCGGGAATGAAACGTCCTACAATTGGAGTCGCTCCGATTACTTCGCTAAATTTTTTCACAGGAGCACGCCCGTACAATCTCGCTGCCACCACCGCAATCTTGGATGGGTCAAATCGAGCGAGGAATTTAGCGACAACTCGTATACGTTCATCAGTTTTTTTAATGTCTAAAACAAACAACCCGTCAGGTCTAACGCGGTAGATAAACTGATCCATATCTCTTGTTCTCGTTTTCGTGCCTATGTGAATTCCTGCTGATAGCATGGTGTCTTGAGGTAGCAAAAGTTCCTCCTCACTGGGAGCTTCAACTTCTTCTTTCTTCTCTTCTTCTGACATGTTTTTTCCTCACAATGAAAGAGCAGACATTTTAGCCCTGTTACCAAGCATCTCTTCTATTCGGATGAGTTCATTAATTTTCGCCACTCTCGTCCCTCCCACTACACCAGTTTTTATGATGGGACAGTGAAAAGCCACGGACAAGTGGGCTAAGTGAGTATCAGTTGTTTCTCCAGATCGATGAGACATGATCGGGGCGTAAGAAGTTTTTTTTGCCAGTTTAGTGGTTTCCCAAGCATCCGTGAGGGTTCCAACC containing:
- the metG gene encoding methionine--tRNA ligase, producing the protein MVITAGLPYANGEIHLGGITSTYLPADILTRFFKLRGNDVAFVCATDDFGTPILIEAEKEGKSPEEFVAYWYKADRKDFEDLGISFDIFHQTSSKENIQFTQYFFKKLYEKGFIFKRLISQPYCEKCKKVLPDRYVKGTCPYCNATDQYSDGCEECGKVFQPEEIKDPHCALCGSKPVSKQSAHYFFKLSHFSDALKKWLVENRSLQSEVKNYVLNWISTGLEDWDITRDITWGVPIPLNEAKGKVLYNWFDNHLCYISTALKYFADRGIDEKAFWNSSKIYHFIGKDIVYHHYLFLPAMRLGVEEFKLPDFIPTRGHLLLHGVKFSKSRGWYVSLREFLNLFPADYLRYYLTTITSYSQSDVNFDWEDFQSRINNELIANIGNFIHRTLTFIWSNYNGKIPKAKSNDKLDVQFKEKIQTIANDVGEELEKIELNRGLKKISEFSSFCNQYFQRKEPWTKKEDTATCLYLCVNAVRSLSILLEPYLPFSAETLWQQLNLEGSIRKQSWDSASELAIESGHKINKPKILFRKVEAEEIKREKEKLLKLRVD
- a CDS encoding ferrous iron transport protein A, which gives rise to MELRLTDLRDGESGIITSIKMGHGRGHREHRGAGRRWGFRKRLEDMGLTPGTRVTVVKSAPFRGPLEVYVRGSRLAIGRRMAERIFVKVKK
- the mvk gene encoding mevalonate kinase, with product MGRGSGFGKVILFGEHFVVHGVSGIVSAIDLTADAEVKKIGDGITIKDERRGAKGYTEKKGTQQKESIQRMLKTMGIDLEKAFLEIWLGGNLPGFSGVGASAASSVAIARAIAEELEMNLSDERINEIAYEAEKAYAGTPSGIDNSAATYGGLIWFRRNLSGGPNTIERLSIRQPVEIVIGNTQVVADTKEMVAGVAERKKENPEKYDSLFNQAEWLALEARKALEDFDLRQVGRLMSENHGLLQEIEVSCKELDYLINLAREQGAFGAKLTGGGGGGCMVALTPGKELQEAVAAAMEKEGFKVLRAKIGIQKI
- the feoB gene encoding ferrous iron transport protein B, which encodes MIKSKFIVVLAGNANVGKSVIFNHLTGLHQHIGNWPGKTVGKAEGTLHFRGYTIDIIDLPGIYSLSTFSIEELISREYIAVETPDLVINVVDASVLERNLFFTLQLMELEAPMVIALNQVDMAEKKGIEINYKKLEKTLGVPVIPTVAIRGTGVYELLQRCVETIEKGGEKPSRMKYGEEIEKRIKGLSETVKKVHYPYPARWTAIKLLEKDEQVEREIREVKPEIVSAAEKFAEEIEEIHGHSCSTVITSERYEIAGYIAREVQHVVPPIKPLMRERLHALTTHRILGYLIMAVLLLSIFYSIFTFGDYTSGLLSDLFYCLEPIFESIFGAGIAGELIWGGIMGGIIAGVAIALPYIIPFYLVLYFLEDSGYLSRIAFLLDNVMHRIGLHGKAFIPVMLSFGCNVPGCLGCRIMETERERLLTAFVVTLVPCAATTVIILGLVGTFVGVQWALALYIIDLVIIFLLGRLAFKALPGEPTALIMEMSDYRVPHLQTVLRQTLFRLMEFIKMAFPLIIVGSLLIKLAEVMGLLNPIASVLSPVTVTWLGLPAITGIALIFGVLRKELTLIMLATLFGTTNFAQVPNFGPVQMIVFTLVTMLYIPCIATIAALVREFGWKRALFITVFEIVFAILIGGIAFRLLMLV
- the zupT gene encoding zinc transporter ZupT, whose translation is MSDVVSLALLLSFLAGISTTIGAVVAFFIKKPTHGILGLTLGFSAGVMINVSFVELLTKSMDEIGFLHANLAFFVGIVIIFAIDILIPHEYIAEKVENKDPKLMRTGILTALGIAIHNFPEGFATFAVSLYSIDVGILLAIAIAIHNIPEGISVYIPIFYATGNKRKAFLYSFASGIFEPIGAVIGAAFLLPFMTDYLIYCVLAFIAGIMVYISFDELLPAAHRYGKEHTVAIGVISGMAVMTLSLIMLR
- a CDS encoding PHP domain-containing protein, whose protein sequence is MRDLRLKIDLHVHTRYSYDSTITLDEIVAYSQKRGLDGVAITDHDVVEGALKLVQKVKELVVIPGVEVTTSRGHVLALNITRPIPTELSPLETIQMIHEAGGIAVAAHPTVFYKGLRGQINSNFDAVEVVNASAFPFFLSTYLSRKLALRLDLPQTAGSDAHYASEIGFAYTVVDTDPEVDEIVHAIRNGATVPCGKPIPWKLRLERMLQP
- a CDS encoding universal stress protein: MFQKILVPLDGSAPSSKVLEYGINVAKNFGSEIILLHVYSRAVPFVTPETGALPTPTVASAEITAEVIEAAKRIGNKILAEAKHTVKKQK
- a CDS encoding metal-dependent transcriptional regulator, whose product is MKETLTGRTEDYLRGICEIIERKGYARIKDIVRELNVRPSTVVEMMKKLDHIGLVVYEKYGGITLTPQGEEIARAISERHETFKKFLEIILVPKDVALKDAHMLEHQLDPKTILQFTRFVEFITSAPEHPKFVKRWVEQFKRYCETKNRQHVNT